From the genome of Cytobacillus luteolus, one region includes:
- a CDS encoding phytoene desaturase family protein, translated as MKNKNVLVIGGGLGGLSAAISLAQAGYDVSLYEKNEHIGGKLNRLEQDGFGFDLGPSILTMPQIFEKLFSASGKSMKDYVPIEKLDHQWRSFFPDGNIIDLYEDLKEMQEKNPTLSEKDMREYQDLLHYSKRLYDMTDQTYFKHGVDKTREIMKHTGLFTALKNFDLFSTVHGAIDKRISNDQFRDMLSYFIKYVGSSPYDAPAVLNMMIYMQHDQGVWYVPGGLHKLADGLVKLANDVGVRFHLGRKIVKLEKKNGEITGAVLEDGTKLTADYYVSNMEVIPVYERLLEEDSHYVNKLKKKFEPASSGLVMHLGVKKSYPQLRHHNFFFAENMKQQMQSIFHRHELPEDPVIYLVNVNKTDPAQAPAGHENIKVLPHIPYIRDQKPFTQQDYEQFAERVLIKLEKMGLDDLRDHIVTKDLWTPEDIRRMYGSDRGAIYGTVSDRKKNKGFKHPKQSERYGNLFFVGGTVNPGGGMPMVTLSGQLVSEKIVQRDSAHA; from the coding sequence TTGAAAAATAAAAACGTACTAGTTATCGGAGGCGGACTCGGTGGACTGTCGGCTGCGATTTCACTTGCGCAGGCCGGATACGATGTCTCCTTATATGAAAAAAATGAACATATTGGAGGAAAGCTGAACCGCCTCGAACAGGATGGTTTCGGTTTTGATTTGGGCCCATCCATACTTACGATGCCCCAGATCTTTGAAAAATTGTTTTCTGCCAGTGGGAAATCCATGAAGGACTACGTTCCGATTGAAAAGCTGGACCATCAATGGCGCTCCTTTTTCCCTGATGGAAATATCATAGACTTATATGAAGATTTGAAGGAAATGCAAGAGAAGAACCCAACCCTGAGTGAAAAGGATATGCGTGAATATCAGGATCTGCTTCACTATTCAAAAAGACTTTATGATATGACGGATCAAACCTATTTTAAGCATGGCGTTGATAAGACGAGAGAAATCATGAAACATACGGGCCTATTCACTGCTTTAAAGAACTTTGATCTGTTTTCTACAGTTCATGGAGCCATTGATAAACGGATAAGTAATGATCAGTTCCGCGATATGCTTTCGTATTTTATCAAGTATGTGGGTTCGTCCCCTTACGATGCACCAGCGGTCTTGAACATGATGATCTACATGCAGCATGACCAAGGTGTATGGTATGTGCCCGGCGGTTTGCATAAACTGGCGGACGGCCTAGTGAAGCTGGCTAATGATGTGGGTGTTCGCTTCCACCTGGGCAGGAAGATTGTCAAGCTTGAAAAAAAGAACGGCGAAATCACGGGTGCCGTTTTGGAGGATGGTACAAAGCTAACAGCAGATTATTATGTTTCCAATATGGAAGTCATACCGGTTTATGAACGATTACTGGAGGAAGACAGCCATTATGTGAATAAATTAAAGAAGAAATTCGAACCGGCCAGCTCCGGTCTTGTCATGCATTTGGGCGTGAAAAAGAGCTATCCGCAGCTGCGCCATCATAATTTCTTTTTCGCAGAAAATATGAAGCAGCAAATGCAATCCATCTTCCATCGTCATGAACTGCCGGAAGATCCGGTCATTTATTTGGTCAACGTCAATAAAACAGATCCGGCGCAGGCTCCTGCAGGACATGAAAATATAAAGGTACTGCCCCATATTCCTTATATTCGTGATCAGAAACCTTTCACGCAGCAGGACTATGAACAATTCGCTGAGCGGGTTCTGATCAAATTAGAAAAAATGGGTTTAGACGATTTGCGAGATCATATCGTTACAAAGGATTTATGGACACCGGAGGATATTAGGCGGATGTATGGCTCTGACCGGGGTGCAATTTATGGAACAGTGTCAGACCGCAAGAAAAATAAAGGATTCAAGCATCCGAAACAAAGTGAACGCTATGGCAATCTATTTTTTGTCGGTGGAACCGTAAACCCCGGCGGCGGAATGCCGATGGTTACCTTAAGCGGTCAGCTTGTAAGCGAGAAAATAGTTCAGAGGGATTCAGCCCATGCCTGA
- a CDS encoding phytoene desaturase family protein has product MKKKVIVVGAGVAGLASAIRLQHEGYQVEIYEKGLTPGGKMNRIELDGGYTFDLGPSIVMMPELYRELFELCGRDPDDYIPMEKLDPIYRAYFSDIPDKPFDISSDLTELTKTIESISEEDTAGFFQYLHEIYKRFVIAKHYVLQRPFRKRTDFYNLPMLKKALKLKPYDTADAFIGKYIKNERLKQLISFQTLYIGISPLKSPSFYTMIPMIQFLYGVWFIKGGMYTMALAMERLFGELGGTIHYGKDVQEIAIHNCKAEGIVVDGQKISSDYVVCNADFPYAMKHLVNDKTSKGKYTDKKIDSMKYSCSCFLLYLGMDRKYEEIDHVHNFIFNENLDQNLKDIFDGKKLTNASFYVYIASKMDPSLAPEGKDGLYILMPVSDIATANYKWDEDTISYYRGYILNELKKIRGFENIEDEIVTETHTTPLDFRSKFNAYNGATFGLQPILKQSNHYRPQSKASHCENLYFTGSSTHPGAGVPIVLLSARITAQELIQDDTGNLFDYSVR; this is encoded by the coding sequence ATGAAGAAGAAGGTGATTGTCGTTGGGGCGGGTGTAGCAGGGCTTGCCAGTGCCATAAGGCTGCAGCATGAAGGCTATCAGGTAGAAATATATGAAAAAGGTTTAACACCCGGAGGAAAAATGAATCGTATTGAACTGGACGGGGGGTACACATTTGATTTGGGGCCAAGCATCGTTATGATGCCAGAATTATATCGGGAACTATTTGAACTATGCGGCCGCGACCCTGATGATTACATTCCAATGGAAAAATTGGACCCAATTTATCGGGCTTATTTCAGTGATATTCCCGACAAGCCTTTTGATATCTCCTCTGACCTTACAGAATTAACAAAGACAATTGAATCAATTAGCGAAGAGGACACGGCAGGTTTTTTTCAATATTTGCATGAAATTTACAAACGATTTGTAATTGCAAAGCATTACGTACTTCAAAGACCTTTTCGCAAAAGGACTGATTTTTATAACCTTCCGATGTTGAAGAAAGCATTGAAACTGAAACCTTATGACACTGCAGATGCGTTTATAGGAAAATATATTAAGAATGAACGGCTGAAACAGTTGATCAGTTTTCAAACGTTATACATAGGTATTTCCCCTCTTAAAAGTCCTTCTTTTTACACCATGATTCCTATGATTCAATTTTTATATGGAGTATGGTTTATAAAAGGCGGAATGTATACGATGGCTTTGGCCATGGAGAGGCTTTTTGGGGAACTTGGAGGAACCATTCACTATGGCAAGGATGTGCAGGAGATAGCCATTCACAATTGCAAAGCGGAAGGGATTGTTGTGGATGGACAGAAAATCTCTTCGGATTATGTTGTTTGTAATGCAGACTTTCCATATGCGATGAAGCACTTGGTAAATGACAAAACTTCCAAAGGAAAATATACCGATAAGAAAATCGACAGCATGAAATACTCTTGTTCATGTTTTCTGTTATATCTCGGTATGGACCGGAAATATGAAGAAATTGACCATGTACATAATTTTATTTTCAACGAAAACCTAGATCAGAATCTTAAAGATATTTTTGATGGGAAGAAACTGACGAATGCCTCTTTCTATGTATATATCGCTTCAAAAATGGATCCTTCCCTTGCGCCTGAGGGAAAGGATGGTTTGTATATACTAATGCCCGTATCAGATATAGCTACAGCAAACTATAAATGGGACGAGGATACCATTTCTTATTATCGAGGTTACATTTTAAATGAATTAAAGAAAATCCGTGGTTTTGAAAACATTGAAGATGAGATTGTCACCGAAACGCATACAACACCATTGGATTTTAGGTCGAAATTCAATGCTTATAATGGCGCCACGTTTGGTCTGCAGCCAATCCTGAAACAAAGCAACCACTATCGTCCGCAAAGCAAGGCGAGCCATTGTGAAAATTTGTACTTTACCGGAAGCAGTACACATCCCGGCGCCGGTGTCCCAATCGTGCTATTATCAGCCAGAATAACAGCACAGGAACTGATACAAGACGATACGGGCAATTTGTTTGATTACTCAGTAAGATAA
- a CDS encoding aldehyde dehydrogenase family protein — protein MPDNDFHFLKTLPTRQREELLSTGRPSVEEVKKQLLKLKSILLEHEAAFTWALHSDLGKPAFESFSSEIAVLLNEIEYVCKHIAKWNRPVRSRHLKLGYVEAIQRMRHPYGSVLIIGSWNYPVQLTLMPAIGAIACGNRCVIKPSEHAPATAELLKEIINRAFPPERLHVVTGNAQTASLLTSAPFDLIFFTGSGKTGKAVAEQAAKQLTPVILELGGKNPCIMDETGYSKTAIREIVWGKFLNAGQTCIAPDTLFVHHSIYEKALNEISTSVSAFYGEQPQASRDYGRICTIAHFQKMVEFIGQGIVRHGGVHDRNDRFIAPTVVTDIKPESPILQEEIFGPVLPVIPYTDLKTLLSSGSLQRDTLTGYIFSKNKNQIQLFKEHMRSPTISVNQVIHHAASPHIAFGGVGRSGYGAYHGKAGFLAFSYEKTDYKTYHYLRFQGKFPPYSDQNMKALKKLRKWLL, from the coding sequence ATGCCTGACAATGATTTTCATTTTCTGAAGACATTACCGACAAGGCAGAGGGAGGAACTGTTGTCAACGGGGAGGCCTTCGGTTGAAGAAGTTAAAAAACAACTACTGAAGCTGAAATCCATTCTGTTGGAGCACGAAGCAGCCTTTACCTGGGCCCTTCATTCAGATTTAGGAAAACCGGCATTCGAATCCTTTTCATCTGAAATCGCCGTTTTATTGAATGAAATCGAGTATGTATGCAAGCATATAGCAAAATGGAACCGACCTGTACGGTCCCGGCACCTTAAATTGGGATATGTGGAAGCTATCCAAAGAATGAGGCATCCATATGGGAGTGTACTCATCATCGGTTCGTGGAATTACCCGGTCCAGCTTACCTTGATGCCTGCCATTGGTGCAATTGCCTGCGGAAACCGCTGCGTGATTAAACCATCTGAACATGCACCCGCAACAGCTGAACTGTTAAAAGAAATCATCAATCGCGCATTTCCTCCCGAACGATTACACGTTGTGACAGGAAATGCACAAACCGCGAGCCTGTTGACTTCAGCCCCTTTTGACCTAATTTTTTTTACAGGCAGCGGAAAGACTGGGAAAGCTGTGGCAGAGCAGGCAGCTAAACAGCTCACACCGGTGATACTCGAACTAGGTGGTAAAAACCCATGTATTATGGATGAAACAGGCTATTCAAAAACCGCCATTAGAGAAATTGTCTGGGGTAAATTCCTTAATGCTGGGCAAACCTGTATTGCACCGGATACACTTTTTGTCCATCATTCCATTTATGAAAAAGCACTGAATGAAATTTCTACTTCGGTTTCAGCTTTTTACGGAGAACAGCCTCAGGCAAGCAGGGATTATGGCAGGATCTGTACAATTGCACATTTTCAAAAGATGGTTGAGTTTATCGGGCAGGGAATTGTCCGGCATGGAGGTGTGCATGATCGAAACGATCGGTTCATCGCCCCGACCGTGGTAACGGATATCAAACCAGAAAGTCCGATTCTGCAGGAAGAAATTTTCGGTCCGGTTCTTCCTGTCATTCCCTATACAGACTTAAAAACGTTATTATCCAGTGGCAGCCTTCAGCGCGATACACTTACGGGTTATATATTTAGTAAAAACAAGAATCAAATTCAACTGTTCAAGGAACATATGCGTTCACCAACCATCAGTGTCAATCAAGTGATACATCATGCCGCGAGCCCCCATATCGCATTTGGAGGGGTTGGAAGAAGTGGATACGGTGCTTATCATGGCAAAGCTGGTTTTCTAGCTTTTAGTTATGAAAAAACAGATTACAAAACGTATCATTACCTGCGTTTTCAAGGTAAATTCCCGCCGTATTCCGACCAAAATATGAAAGCATTGAAAAAATTAAGAAAGTGGCTGCTTTAA
- a CDS encoding glycosyltransferase — protein MSAVEVINLAIGFVAVVIGFIMFWSLPVPVFSSRPTAGLPFLSIIIPARNEEGRISPLLQSLQEQRFRQFEILVVDDDSSDNTVAIAESYGAKVLQNAGAGKSSACWHGAEHAKGGWLLFLDADTRFTSVDGLSNLLHFYQGKGAKGITALQPFHTVERLYEHISVIFNIIVVVGMNLFTIWGSRFKTAGSFGPCILCNRDDYFLSGGHKKIEGAIMDDLALGEAFLEHDLPVRCLGGKGIMSLRMYPEGVGSLIEGWCKSFAVGSKSTHPVVMLMVIFWISGSFIAAGALVSSIIEWNPAAMLFSGILYILYTIQTAWFASRVGNFRWAVFPFYPILFLFFVGIYLYSFIRVNIFHSVSWKGRKIKV, from the coding sequence ATGTCTGCTGTAGAAGTGATTAATCTCGCGATTGGATTTGTAGCAGTTGTGATTGGCTTCATCATGTTCTGGTCTTTGCCGGTTCCTGTTTTTTCCTCCAGACCTACGGCTGGTCTTCCGTTTCTGTCCATCATTATTCCAGCTAGGAATGAAGAAGGCAGGATCTCACCGTTATTGCAATCATTGCAGGAGCAGCGTTTCAGACAATTTGAAATTCTGGTTGTTGATGACGATTCATCCGACAATACTGTGGCTATCGCGGAAAGCTATGGTGCAAAGGTTCTGCAGAATGCAGGGGCAGGAAAATCATCAGCCTGCTGGCATGGTGCCGAACATGCCAAAGGGGGCTGGTTATTATTTTTAGATGCAGATACGAGATTCACCAGTGTGGATGGGTTAAGCAATCTGCTGCATTTCTATCAGGGAAAGGGAGCCAAAGGCATTACAGCATTACAGCCATTTCATACAGTTGAGCGCTTGTATGAACACATCTCCGTTATATTCAACATCATCGTCGTGGTAGGGATGAATCTATTTACGATTTGGGGATCGCGGTTTAAAACCGCTGGTTCGTTCGGTCCATGCATTCTATGTAATCGAGATGATTACTTTTTGTCTGGAGGGCATAAAAAAATCGAAGGAGCCATCATGGATGATCTGGCACTGGGAGAGGCATTTCTTGAACATGATCTACCGGTTCGCTGCCTGGGCGGCAAAGGAATTATGTCTTTGCGCATGTACCCAGAAGGCGTGGGAAGCCTGATCGAGGGCTGGTGCAAAAGTTTTGCCGTCGGTTCCAAGTCAACTCATCCCGTTGTCATGCTGATGGTTATCTTCTGGATTTCCGGCAGTTTCATTGCTGCGGGAGCATTGGTCTCTTCCATTATTGAATGGAACCCTGCCGCAATGCTGTTCAGTGGAATATTGTATATCTTATATACGATTCAAACGGCATGGTTTGCCAGCAGGGTCGGTAATTTCAGATGGGCAGTTTTCCCTTTTTATCCGATATTGTTTTTGTTTTTCGTAGGGATCTATCTGTATTCCTTCATCAGGGTGAATATTTTCCATTCTGTGAGTTGGAAGGGTCGTAAAATTAAGGTCTGA